The genomic interval TTTTTTATTTGACTGATTGATGGGGCCAATAAACAATTCATTTTAATAAAAATGATATATAATTATATACATAGCTAAAAAATCTAAATACTAAATTAAATAAAATAATAATAAAAAAATGGTGTCTTCTTTTTTTTATCCGAAACGCCCCGTGATCTTCAACCAATTATGCGCTTCAATATAATTACCAGGAGTAAGCGATATAGCCTGTTTCCAATACTCAGCGGCTTGATCGAACCAAGCCTCCGCTATTTCCGAATCTCCCTGTCGAATGGCCTGTTCTCCACGGTCGGAATAGGTAGGTCAATCCCTTCCCTTAGAACCGTACTTGAGAGTTTCCTACCTCATACGGCTCAGCAATCAATTCTTTTGGTGTGCCGTTTTAATCTATTATATCTAATGAATGGGATTTCTATGGATCTATCCAATTTATTCGGGTTAGCCAAAAGAGGTTAATTACATGAGTTTCAAACTAAAATTTGGATTCATAATCCAATCCGTTTTATTTAGTTTTGTCCTTTTTCCCACCTTCAGAAGAATAAACTTTCCCTATTGTTATAATTTTCTGAAAGGTAACTATCTCGGTTTCATATAAAATTTATATAGAATTTTTGAAAAAGACTTTTCTTCATAAGAAAAGACTTACTATCTTTGGGATCTGATCCTACACCGCTGCTCAAAACCTTAGTGGATCGACTCCATTACATAAGTGGATTCCTAATTTTTATCTCACACCATGGGATGATAGGGATATCTCCGATCATGACATAAGTACGCAGTTATTATTGTATTGGCCAAAAACCTTGCTAATTGATCTTTACGGTGCTTCCTATATCAATTAGATCCTTTTTTATCCATAGAAAAAGTAACTAGACATATTATATATTTCTTCATATTTCTCGACTTCTATGAAGTTTCTTTCTTTGCTACAGCTGATAAAAATCGTTGTTTTAGACGATGCATATGTAGAAAGCCTAGTTTTTCTAGTATTTATTAGTAGATTTTCTTTTTTCTTTCTATAGTGGAGATAGTCGCACGTAATGACAGATGACGGCCATATTATTAAAAGCTTGTGGTAAGAATGGGTTTCTTTCTAGTGCTCGAAAATAATATTCCAAAGCTTTCGTATGTTCTCCATTACTTGTGTGGATAAGGCCTATATTATAGAGTATATAACTTCGATCATAGGGATCAATTTCTAGTCGCATAGCTTCATAATAATTCTGTAAAGCTTCCGCATAATTTCCTTCGGATTGAGCTGACATCCGTTACGATCGTCATTCAAAAAACCTCCGTTCCAGAACCGTACGTGAGATTTTCACCTCATACGGCTCCTCCCCTAATGTGCATAAGGAAAATAATACAAGGAATCAAAAAAGATTAAAATATTCTCATTATGAATTGGACGGGGCTAGTGTTTTTACAAGAAATATCTAGCCAACCTTCCTGCAAGAGATCCAAACCTATTGGGACTATAAATAGAAATGATACCTCCAACAATTTCTTTGTTTTCAACGCTTCCTAATTTCCAGGAATTAGTCACTTCAACAACCTTTGATGGTTATACGGATATCCAAAGTACAAACGAGATGGATGCTTGTTGTCCCAACCATTCTTTTAGTCCCGAGCCCGATAAGGAAGGGGTAATTTATAACAAAGTTTTCGTGTTGTTGATTCCTAGGAGTAGTGCTTCTTCCCCTATGCTGCCTATTAGTACTAATGGAATAGGATTAACCCATAATACAAAACCTCTAGGCGTAACCTTTCGCTTAATACTAGAATCGACAGTTGAAACATAGCATCTGAGGTTGCATTAATCGAGGATACACGACAGAAGGGATTGTTCTATTTACAAGCTTCACCTTCAACAAGCGTCGATTTTTTGAAAAAAAGTTTCCGTGTCTTTTTGATAAGACTGATAGAAATGAATCAATATGAAAATAAAGAAAAAAGAATCAAATCGCACCATCTCTGTAATAGGTAAATGCCTCTCTTTCTCCTGAAGTTGTCGGAATTATTCGTAATAAGATATTGGCTACAATTGAAAAGGTCTTATCAATAAAATTTCCATTTATTTGTGATCTAGGCATAGGTAGCAATCCATTCTATAATTCTTCTCATTACCTCTCGCGAGAAAATGATCCCACTAAAGAAAAGAATTGTACAGTACGAAATAACATAAAAACAAATTTATTAAAAAAAAGATATGGACCCTTTCCTTTCTTCCAATTCTTCCTTTTTTTGACAGGAATCAATAAGAACTATTTGAACCCGATTAGATTTCATCCAAATGTACTACAATTGTAGTAGTATAACATATCAACGAAAAGAACTATGTCAATTTCTTCAATTTCATGGAATTATGATCCAAAGAAGAAAAAAGATCGACTAATCGTTCTATGATGAAAAATTTTCGATTTTTATAGATTAGTCGTACCTATACAATAATCTATTATTAATATAAATGACTCGTCATTCAATCGGTTTGGGATCATAATCATTATATAGGAGAGATGGCCGAGTGGTTCAAGGCGTAGCATTGGAACTGCTATGTAGGCTTTTGTTTACCGAGGGTTCGAATCCCTCTCTTTCCGTTTTAATTTACCGATTTGACTAAGAATAATGGGAAATGAATAACACTATTCCAACTGTTAGACTTTTCTTTTATATAGATTCCCTATTCCTAATTGTTGTGACACATAAAATACTAGAAAAGAAAGTTCTGTAACTATCAAGAGTAAAGAAGGAATGAAAATATTCCTTTATGATAAATAAAAGCGAGAAAATTCAGGTCAAACCCGAATTTTCTTACTTAACTTTAGGTTAATTTACTTTGACGAAAGGGCAGAAAAATGTCCAAACCCTTTTTTAGTTTAGTTAGGTTTAAGTCTGTCGAGAATAATATTCTACGACTAACAATTCATTTATTTTCAAACCGACCCATTTACTATCTATTATTTGATTGACTAATCCTTTATATTGGAATGGGTGAAGGGTCAAATGACTTGGCAATTCCTCTTGAGGGGATGAATCCAGAGATTTTTGAATCAGAGCTCGGGATTTTTGTTCATCCTTCCCCGTAATAATATCTCGGGGTTTGCAGCGATAACTTGGTATATCTACTATACGACCATTAACTAAAATATGTCTATGGTTAACTAATTGACGAGCTGCAGGAATAGTTGAAGCCATACCCAATCGAAAAAGGATGTTATCCAAACGCATTTCAAGTAATTGTAGTAAAACTTGGCCTGTTGACCCCTTGGCTTTTCCGGCGATACGAACATATTTAAGTAATTGTCGTTCTGTAAGACCATAATGAAAACGCAACTTTTGTTTTTCTTCTAGTCGAATACGATATTGAGATTTTTTTCCCGAACGTAATTGGTTTCTAAGATCATTTCCAGCTCTAGGCTTTTTATTAGTTAGTCCTGGTAAAGCTCCCAGACGGCGTATTTTTTTGAAACGAGGTCCTCGGTAACGCGACATAAAGACTCCTTATTCTTATTTTGAATGAATTTCATTTTTTTCTATTTTATTTATTAAATTTTTGAAAACCTAAACTAAAACAAAACTGAACTAAATGAAGCGAAGTTTATTGAAATAGCATGCTTGTGTACTATAAAAAAGAATGAGATGAATTGGATAAATATCCACACTCCTTTCTATTTATTTTTCTATTATAGAAAAGGATATCCCCTTCCTGACATAGTTGGAAGTTCTTATTCTTATAACTTAATAAATTATAAATTGATGGCTTTTGGAAAAGGGGGACGACACCCTTTTATTTAATATTCTTTGAGACATTATCAATTACGTAAAAATTTGAATAAATAGGAAAGCCGGCTATCGGAATCGAACCGATGACCATCGCATTACAAATGCGATGCTCTAACCTCTGAGCTAAGCGGGCTCATATAATATCCATTTTATATGGATAGGAATTCCATAAACTATTAGAATCTTAGTTAGTAACTATTACTTCTTATCTATTCATAATCGATATGGATCTAGAAAAGAATAAAATAGAATTTCAAATAAATTATTGAATATTATAGAGCACAACGATTAATATAGCGATATAGAATTTCGATTTTTTTATCACTCGATTAAATTCGAATTATCATCTACTATTAGATAGTAAATAGTTTTAGTATAGTTAAATTAGTTAAATTTTTCATTTTTGAATTCAAATGACATTTGGAATTCTTTTTTTATACTTCTATATATATTTATATTATTTGATTCTATATCATATATTTCTAATTCTAATTAGGAGTTCTAACTAATGAGACATTCTCCGTTTTCATTCATAAAGATGTAATTAATGTTGTAATGTAAAGTAAATAAATCGTAAAGGCGAAAATTAAGACGACAAAAAAAAAGAATCGACCGTTCAACTATTCAAAATTGCATTGGAAAGCTGACAGGGAGATATATATATCTAAGATATATATTCATCTATATTGAATTGGGGATACAGAAATGATAAAATCATATTGGATTGAACCAAATGGGGGTTTCCTATAGAAGATAGATAAGAAATCAAAAAAAAGAAAACAGTTTTTTAAGATAGGAATCGGTATCTAATGCATTCAACGATTTCAGTATAAAATAAAGGAAAGAAAAAAAGCAACGACATCACAATGAAATTTGAATCTCAAACCAAAAGGAAGGGGATATGGCGAAATCGGTAGACGCTACGGACTTAATTGAATTGAGCCTTGGTATGGAAACCCACTAAGTGATAACTTTCAAATTCAGAGAAACCCTGGAATTAATAAAAAGGGGCAATCCTGAGCCAAATCCCGTTTTCCGAAACCAAAGGAAAGGTTCAGAAAGTGAAAAAAGGATAGGTGCAGAGACTCAACGGAAGCTGTTCTAACAAATGGAGTTGGCTGCGTTAGTAGAGAAATCTTTCCATCTAAAATTCCGAAAGGATAAAGTGAAGGATAAACGTATATACGTATTGAATACTATATTAAATGATTAATGACGACTCAACTGAATCTGTATTTTTTATATAAAAATGGAAGAATTGGTGTGAATAGATTCCACATTGAAGAAAGAATCGAATATTCATTGATCAAATGATTCACTCCATAGTCTGATAGATCTTTTCAAGAATTGATTAATCGGACGAGAATAAAGATAGAGTCCCGTTCTACATGTCAATGTCGGCAACAATGAAATTTATAGTAAGAGGAAAATCCGTCGACTTTAAAAATCGTGAGGGTTCAAGTCCCTCTATCCCCAAAAAACATATTTGATCCCCCAACTATTTATCCTATCCCCCTTTCGTTAGCGGTTCAAAAAACCTTATTCATTTACTCTATTCTCTTAGAAATCGATCTGGACGGAAAAGCCCTTTTCTTATCACAAATCTTGTGTTATTTATGATATACATATAAATGAACATCTTTGAGCAAGAAATACCCATTTGAATGGTTTACAATCGATATAACTATTCATACTGAAACTTACAAAGTACTCTTTTTTAAGATACAAGAAATTCTAGTACCTAGATAAAATTTTGTAATCCCCTTTCCTTCTTTTAATTGACATAGCCCCCCTTTTCTCATAAAATGAGGATGCTACATTGGGACTGGTCGGGATAGCTCAGATGGTAGAGCAGAGGACTGAAAATCCTCGTGTCACCAGTTCAAATCTGGTTCCTGGCACATGATTAATTTGTATAAGTCTCTCTTGTATAAATTAATTGATATGAATCGACATTCATATTTATAGTTTAGATCATAATAAATACATATTGTTTTCCACTTCAGCGAGATATACCCCATCTATTTTATAGATGGGTAGAACTTTTTAGATAAGGTATCTAAAAGAATTAGATTCTATTTCTTCATCTTTTTTATTTCTGCTCTTCTTTTGTTCAAAAAGAATGTTAATACTTCATATATATTCAAAAGACATATTCAAGGGGTTAATTTAATTGGTTGAGATCAAATCTAGAGGAATTGAAATACACAAGAGATACAAATAAATAGAATCCAATATCCTTTAATTTCTTTGTATTTTCGTTCATATTTGATTTCGTCATTCCTACTTACATAACTTTCTAAAACCCTTTAAATAATGTGCGTAGTAGAAAGTCAAAATTCATGATGTAGAAGTTCATCCTCTTTGTTCGTCTCATCTGAGATAAGCATCTTACAAACCAAATAAATGGGATGTAAGAATACCAACGAATCTCTCATTGTCTTTTTTTTTTGTTAGCCTATTATAGAATTCCCAAATACAAAGGAGACTTCCATTATTCTGGTTAATCTAGAACAGAACGTATAATCCTTGAATATGTGAAATTGTATAAGACGAAATTAGTTTCTTATCCTTCAATGAGCATCTTGTATTTCATAAAAATTGGGAGCAACATAATCCTTGCGTAAGGGCCATCCTATCCAACTTTCAGGCATTAAGATACGTTTCAAGCGTGGATGATTATCATAAGATATTCCCAACATATCATAAGATTCTCGTTCTTGAAAATCCACACTTTTCCAAACCCAGAAGACAGACGGAATCCTAGGATTCCTCCTTGAGACAAATACTTTTATGCATACCTCTTCTGGTTGATCTACACCATACTCTATTCTCGTAAGATGATATACACTAGCTAACAGCCCGCCGGGTGCTACATCATAGGCGCATTGGGAACGGAGATAATTGTAACCATATACATATAAAATAACAGCAATAGAATGCCAATCCTCGGACTTTATTTGTAAAGTCTCTATTCCTTGGTAATCAAAGCCCAAAGATCTATGAATTAGCCCATGCTTGACTAGCCAAGCAGACAAACGACCCTGCATCTTTTTTATTTCTCCCATATTTTTATTTGTATTAAGTATTTCACCTTTACGATGAAATTTATGAAGATTTTTTTTATTTTGTACAAAGAAATACTGTCTAATTCACCAATTCATGGGAAGAGACTGAACTTTTGTATTTGAAAAATGTTTCAGTAGGTATTTCTGAAGTAAAAGTAGATGCCGGTTGATAAAGGAATCCTTGATCATAATTTCCAGTATTCATACTGCGGCTAATATGAAACTTGTGATTTGTAGTAAAACACCGATTCGACCGTTGACGTTGAGGCCTAATTCTATCTTCATAGATTTCTCGAGATATTTTCTTACGAAGTTTTGTTATAGCATCTATAACTGCTTCCGGTTTAGGGGGACAGCCTGGCAAATAGACATCTACAGGAATTAGCTTATCAACCCCCCGAACAGTACTATAAGAATCGGTACTGAACATCCCTCCTGTAATTGTACATGCTCCCATAGCAATAACATATTTTGGTTCAGGCATTTGTTCATATAATCTCACTAAAGAAGGGGCCATTTTCATTGTTACCGTTCCGGCTGTTAAAATTAGATCTGCCTGTCTAGGACTTGATCTTGGTACTAGTCCATAACGATCAAAGTCGAATCGTGACCCTATTAGTGAAGCAAATTCAATGAAACAACAACTGGTACCATAGAGAAGTGGCCATAAACTAGAGAGTCTTGACCAATTTGAAAAATCATTTAATGTAGTTGAAATAACTGAATTTTGGGCTGTTCGATCAAGTAAAGGAAGCTCAATGGAATTCATAACAGTCTCAATTTTATTTTGATTTTTTTCCTTTTTTCTTTTTATTGTCTGAATATTCAGGAGCTAAGACCATTCCAATGCCCCCTTTCGCCATGCATAAACTAAACCAACTATTAAGATAAGTACAAAAATTAAAGCTTCTATAAATACAGATACACCCAAAATATCGAAACTCATTGCCCATGGATAAAGAAAAACTGTTTCAACATCAAAAACAACAAAAACTAGAGCAAACATATAATAACGGATTCGAAATTGTAACCAAGCGTCGCCTATTGGTTCTATACCCGATTCATAACTAGAGAGTTTCTCCGGCCCTTTGCTAATCGGGGCTAAAATTCCGGAAATAAAAAATGCCAAAATAGGAATAAGACTTGATATTATTAGAAATGTCCAAAAAATATCATATTCGTAAAGAAGAAACATAGACACACTCCTATGAACGTGGAAAATATACCGGATTGCTCGATTAGAATTGGAATTGTCAAGTCATCCATACCATAACTTTTTATTTTACTCAATTCAATCAAAACAAGAATTCATTTTTATTGAATTGACGAGTTTCCTTTGTTTACTGCGAAACATATCTCATTTCAAGGTAGAATCCTATTTCCATTATACTTAATTTCGATTTTTTTACTTAGTATAACTCTATATCTCCATCTTACTTTTATACAAATTTTCTTATTTTCACAGGATTCTCTCTAAAGAAGGGGAATTCAAAATAAACAAAATAAAAAAGAATTCTCGTTTTTGTTTAGAATTTTGAATTTCTTTTTTTTTTATTAACTTCTACTTACTTAATTAATATCTATTATATAGATTATCCATTTTTTTTTATATTTTTTGAAATTGAATAAAATAAATAAAATTCTTGATAGCTTTCCATTTTTTATGAATAGAATCAGGAGGTCTTTTTTTTTTTTCTTAGTCATTTAGAATAGAACAAGTAAGATACTGGATGGGAATTTTCATCTCAGGATTTAGAATATCTTGGTCTTGGTATATTCCTTTATATTAGGATCCCATCCCGGCGGAGGGGTTTCGGTTTCTCTTGATTGATTACAGAAAAAGAAGACTGCCCCCTGTGCTTCGCTAGGCCTAGGTAAGGTATACGAAGGCCTATTTAATAACGAAACTTACCAAAGGTATTCATCTTTCAACAAGCTTTAATTTGTACACAAGCGCAGGAGGTCATTCCTAGATCCATTGGGGTTTTTAACAGGGCGGCTCGTGTCACGATTTTTACTTCAAAAATTCACCAACAAGATTAGGTATACCAAAGAAAGGGAATATCACGAACTTCTTGTGAACAAACAGGAAAATTCATATGAAATTCACCTTCACCTCCGAAGATTAATGACGAAAGGTTGCTTTGTTTATCTGCGATTGGAAAAATATCAATTAGATCTATTGAAATATCCGCCTTTTGCTTTTAGTTTTCTGTTTTAAAGAATTCCTGTGAGTGAGCTTATAGGAATAATTTTATTTCGATGAACCGACTCGTTAGTTCCAAGCAACAAAGAATAATGAAGAAATAAAAATTATACAATTTCGTTTTTTGTATTTTGAATTTTCATTAATTCATTTTCATTTTTTATTATAATTAAATTATAGGGCTATACGGACTCGAACCGTAGACCTTCTCGGTAAAACAGATCAAACTTTTTATTATCAAAATGATCTGAACTGTTTCAAAGACCCAACATGCATTTTTTTTGCATTGGGCTCTTTCATTAACTGATCGAAATATCAGCTAGTCTGCCATATTTTTTTCTTTTGACAAAAAAATAAGATAAGAAGATGGCTCCATGTGCTCCGATTTATTATTTTGAATTCTAATCCAAGAGCACTACCAAAGTCTTTCAAGGGTAGGGTTGTCGTGACGTAGGTCTGCCTATGGCCTAGATCAACCTAAGTCAAATGAAGTCTCTACCGTTCCGCTTACAAAATGAAATATGAAACTTCATACACCTTAAAGTTCATAGGACGAAAAGAGATTTT from Coffea arabica chloroplast, complete genome carries:
- the ycf3 gene encoding photosystem I assembly protein Ycf3 yields the protein MPRSQINGNFIDKTFSIVANILLRIIPTTSGEREAFTYYRDGMSAQSEGNYAEALQNYYEAMRLEIDPYDRSYILYNIGLIHTSNGEHTKALEYYFRALERNPFLPQAFNNMAVICHYRGEQAIRQGDSEIAEAWFDQAAEYWKQAISLTPGNYIEAHNWLKITGRFG
- the rps4 gene encoding ribosomal protein S4, which encodes MSRYRGPRFKKIRRLGALPGLTNKKPRAGNDLRNQLRSGKKSQYRIRLEEKQKLRFHYGLTERQLLKYVRIAGKAKGSTGQVLLQLLEMRLDNILFRLGMASTIPAARQLVNHRHILVNGRIVDIPSYRCKPRDIITGKDEQKSRALIQKSLDSSPQEELPSHLTLHPFQYKGLVNQIIDSKWVGLKINELLVVEYYSRQT
- the ndhJ gene encoding NADH dehydrogenase subunit J, whose product is MQGRLSAWLVKHGLIHRSLGFDYQGIETLQIKSEDWHSIAVILYVYGYNYLRSQCAYDVAPGGLLASVYHLTRIEYGVDQPEEVCIKVFVSRRNPRIPSVFWVWKSVDFQERESYDMLGISYDNHPRLKRILMPESWIGWPLRKDYVAPNFYEIQDAH
- the ndhK gene encoding NADH dehydrogenase subunit K; protein product: MNSIELPLLDRTAQNSVISTTLNDFSNWSRLSSLWPLLYGTSCCFIEFASLIGSRFDFDRYGLVPRSSPRQADLILTAGTVTMKMAPSLVRLYEQMPEPKYVIAMGACTITGGMFSTDSYSTVRGVDKLIPVDVYLPGCPPKPEAVIDAITKLRKKISREIYEDRIRPQRQRSNRCFTTNHKFHISRSMNTGNYDQGFLYQPASTFTSEIPTETFFKYKSSVSSHELVN
- the ndhC gene encoding NADH dehydrogenase subunit 3; its protein translation is MFLLYEYDIFWTFLIISSLIPILAFFISGILAPISKGPEKLSSYESGIEPIGDAWLQFRIRYYMFALVFVVFDVETVFLYPWAMSFDILGVSVFIEALIFVLILIVGLVYAWRKGALEWS